A genomic window from Sphingobacterium sp. BN32 includes:
- a CDS encoding GLPGLI family protein: MKMKLYIAILLFFVLGFQQANAQHVFFPEQGVITYDKTVHVKNMMKRQISMMKESDFQRKFFEDMLTKVPETAVLQRKLTFSGSESMLEPLPKDQPAMVAQLLRFGFLDYGTKIYQNLATKQTSMSLEVGGSPIAISDSLTNVKWKITNEYRNIAGYDCRRANGVTLDSVYVVAFYTDQIPLASSPSTLHGLPGMILGLVVPEQNFNIYASKVEMTGTTVTDNLIKKKGSALTREQTRSKMREVLGQWLSEKQFGLFFAAMML, translated from the coding sequence ATGAAAATGAAACTATATATTGCCATACTATTATTTTTTGTCCTAGGTTTTCAACAAGCGAATGCCCAACATGTTTTCTTCCCGGAACAGGGCGTGATCACCTACGATAAGACAGTACACGTCAAAAATATGATGAAGCGACAAATCAGTATGATGAAAGAATCTGATTTCCAGCGCAAATTTTTCGAAGATATGTTGACAAAGGTGCCGGAAACAGCGGTTCTACAACGCAAGCTTACCTTTTCGGGAAGTGAATCGATGCTGGAGCCTTTGCCAAAGGATCAGCCTGCCATGGTCGCACAGCTATTACGTTTCGGATTCTTGGACTACGGAACGAAAATCTATCAAAACCTCGCGACGAAGCAGACCTCCATGTCGCTGGAAGTAGGAGGCTCCCCAATAGCTATTTCAGACTCCCTAACGAATGTTAAATGGAAGATCACTAATGAGTATCGCAATATCGCGGGATACGATTGTAGGCGCGCAAATGGCGTTACACTAGATTCAGTGTATGTAGTTGCATTCTATACTGATCAAATTCCATTGGCGAGCAGCCCTAGTACGCTGCACGGTCTGCCAGGAATGATCCTGGGACTTGTCGTGCCAGAACAAAATTTCAATATTTATGCTTCCAAAGTCGAAATGACCGGAACCACAGTGACGGACAATCTAATCAAGAAAAAAGGTTCTGCGCTGACCAGAGAACAGACCCGCAGCAAAATGCGCGAGGTACTTGGTCAATGGTTGTCGGAAAAGCAGTTCGGACTATTCTTTGCGGCTATGATGCTGTAG
- the trpD gene encoding anthranilate phosphoribosyltransferase, whose product MKEILAHLFEYKSFTRKEAYDILTNIATGKYDSHQIAAFMTIYGMRSIRVEELGGFRDAMYDLCNKVEFKGYDLIDMCGTGGDGKNTFNISTLASFVVAGAGYHVAKHGNVGVSSGCGSSNVMEYLGYQFTNDQNELQAQLERSNICFLHAPLFHPAMKTVAPIRRALSVKTFFNMLGPLTNPANPKFQSVGVFSLELARLYAYLYQGTDKQYSIMHALDGYDEISLTGDFKIITNAGENYYTPEEIGFSPINAADLAGGDTVEDAAKIFRKIIQGEGTDEQNNTVLANAAFGIKTFHPEKSFGDCYYEAESSLLGLKALNSFNQLING is encoded by the coding sequence ATGAAAGAGATACTAGCACATTTATTTGAATACAAGTCCTTTACAAGAAAGGAAGCATACGACATCTTAACCAATATTGCTACCGGCAAGTACGATAGCCATCAGATAGCTGCCTTTATGACAATCTATGGCATGCGTAGCATACGCGTGGAGGAGCTGGGTGGTTTTCGCGACGCCATGTACGATCTGTGCAATAAAGTGGAGTTCAAAGGATACGATTTGATTGATATGTGTGGCACCGGAGGTGATGGAAAAAACACTTTCAATATATCCACCCTGGCATCTTTCGTAGTAGCAGGTGCAGGCTACCATGTTGCAAAGCATGGAAATGTCGGGGTTTCATCGGGCTGTGGCTCGTCCAATGTGATGGAATACTTGGGGTATCAGTTCACCAACGACCAGAACGAGTTGCAAGCGCAACTGGAGCGATCGAACATCTGCTTTCTACATGCACCATTATTCCATCCGGCAATGAAAACCGTAGCACCTATCCGCAGGGCACTCTCCGTGAAGACGTTCTTTAATATGCTTGGTCCATTGACAAACCCTGCCAATCCGAAATTCCAATCGGTAGGTGTCTTTAGCTTAGAATTAGCGCGCTTATATGCATACCTATATCAAGGAACCGACAAGCAATACAGCATTATGCATGCCTTGGATGGCTATGATGAAATATCGTTGACCGGAGATTTCAAGATCATTACCAACGCCGGAGAGAACTATTATACCCCCGAGGAAATCGGCTTTAGCCCAATCAACGCTGCAGATCTTGCGGGCGGCGATACGGTAGAGGATGCTGCGAAGATCTTCAGAAAAATAATCCAAGGCGAAGGTACCGACGAACAGAACAATACCGTATTGGCGAATGCAGCATTCGGAATCAAAACCTTCCATCCGGAGAAAAGCTTTGGCGATTGTTACTACGAAGCGGAGTCCTCCTTATTGGGGTTAAAAGCATTAAACAGTTTTAATCAGCTGATCAATGGCTAA
- a CDS encoding histone H1, translating to MENYTKLKELVASIEADAEKFFNNGNSAAGTRVRKGLQDIKTLAQDIRNEITAKKNDGKK from the coding sequence ATGGAAAACTACACTAAATTAAAAGAGCTAGTAGCTTCAATCGAAGCTGACGCAGAAAAATTCTTCAACAACGGAAATTCAGCTGCAGGAACTCGCGTTCGTAAAGGCTTACAAGACATCAAAACTTTAGCACAAGATATCCGTAACGAGATCACTGCTAAGAAAAACGACGGTAAAAAATAA
- a CDS encoding dipeptidase, whose product MQKIKDYVEANKDRFLDELFELLRFPSVSADPQFKEGVLNTAEFVAQKLKDAGADNVEVCPTAGYPIVYGEKIFDPSLPTVLVYGHYDVQPADPLELWDTPPFEPTVRDGKIYARGAADDKGQFYMHVKAFEYMVKNNELACNIKFMIEGEEEVGSANLGIFVRENKERLKADVIVISDTSMISLETPSLETGLRGLSYVEVEVTGPNRDLHSGVYGGAVANPATILAKMIASLHDENNHIAIPGFYDDVIELTAEERKALNEAPFDIEEYKTDLGVADVWGEKGYTTIERTGIRPTLEVNGIWGGYIGEGAKTVLPSKAFAKISMRLVPNQNSERITELFKKHFEGMAPEYIKVEVKPHHGGEPVVTPTDSIAYKAAEKALEETFNKKPVPTRGGGSIPIVALFEQELGIKTVLLGFGLDSDNLHSPNEKYGIENYLKGIETIPLFHKYYAELSK is encoded by the coding sequence ATGCAAAAAATCAAAGACTATGTAGAGGCGAATAAGGATCGCTTCTTGGATGAATTATTTGAATTATTGCGCTTTCCCTCTGTAAGTGCAGATCCACAATTTAAAGAAGGTGTCTTAAACACTGCAGAGTTTGTCGCTCAAAAATTAAAAGATGCTGGCGCGGATAATGTTGAAGTCTGCCCTACTGCTGGCTACCCAATTGTATATGGAGAGAAGATCTTCGATCCATCTTTACCAACTGTATTAGTTTATGGCCACTACGATGTGCAGCCCGCAGATCCGTTGGAATTGTGGGATACACCTCCATTCGAACCTACGGTTCGCGATGGTAAAATCTATGCACGTGGTGCCGCTGATGATAAAGGCCAATTCTATATGCACGTGAAGGCATTTGAATACATGGTTAAAAACAATGAGCTAGCTTGTAACATCAAATTCATGATCGAAGGCGAGGAAGAAGTAGGTTCAGCTAACTTAGGAATTTTTGTTCGCGAGAATAAAGAGCGTTTGAAAGCAGATGTAATCGTTATTTCGGATACATCGATGATCAGCTTGGAGACTCCTTCATTAGAAACAGGCTTACGTGGTCTTTCTTATGTTGAAGTAGAAGTAACAGGCCCTAACCGCGATTTACACTCGGGTGTTTATGGTGGTGCTGTAGCAAACCCTGCTACGATCTTAGCCAAGATGATTGCTTCATTGCACGATGAGAACAACCATATCGCTATCCCAGGATTCTATGATGATGTTATTGAATTGACAGCAGAAGAACGCAAAGCGTTAAATGAAGCTCCTTTCGATATCGAAGAATACAAAACAGACTTAGGCGTTGCTGATGTTTGGGGTGAAAAAGGATATACAACAATAGAACGTACAGGTATTCGCCCTACTTTAGAGGTGAACGGTATTTGGGGTGGATATATTGGCGAAGGAGCGAAGACGGTATTACCTTCTAAAGCATTTGCTAAGATTTCTATGCGCCTAGTTCCTAACCAGAACTCAGAGCGTATTACTGAATTATTCAAAAAGCACTTCGAAGGCATGGCTCCTGAGTACATTAAAGTCGAAGTTAAACCGCATCATGGTGGCGAGCCGGTAGTCACTCCTACAGACAGCATTGCTTACAAAGCAGCTGAGAAAGCCTTGGAAGAAACGTTCAATAAGAAACCAGTTCCTACGCGTGGTGGTGGTTCTATTCCAATCGTCGCATTATTCGAACAAGAATTAGGAATCAAGACTGTATTATTAGGTTTCGGATTAGATAGTGACAACTTACACTCTCCGAACGAGAAGTATGGCATTGAAAACTACCTGAAAGGTATAGAGACAATTCCGCTTTTCCATAAATATTATGCTGAGTTAAGCAAATAA
- a CDS encoding DEAD/DEAH box helicase, with product MASFEDFKLNRQLLNAIAEAGYTTATEIQQKAITPILAGQDVMGIAQTGTGKTAAFVLPMLMKLKYAQGNDPRALILSPTRELAMQIEEHIRLFSTYLDLRTVLLYGGLGPKTQKELLAKGCDIIVATPGRFLDLYLEGDINVKSLKFLVLDEADKMMDMGFIGKIHRILEVVPRKRQNLLFSATMSELVRKIAGDFLAFPTVIEVSEQATPAATVAQSLYFVPNLKTKLNLLQHFFKDDEAFSRVIVFCKTKVVADRIFSFLERKYAQDEVRVIHANKGQNTRINSINAFKEGNVRILVATDVAARGLDVSQVSHVINFDVPIVIEDYVHRIGRTGRAFNTGDAITFCNPAEEHNIRKIEKLIRQSIPVYDIPEDVVIEKTPFDEKQAIAREIDNQKKKDDPDFKGAFHEKKYAIKAANARASGARPSNRGKAKPGKKSTGKPGKRK from the coding sequence ATGGCATCATTCGAGGACTTTAAATTAAACAGACAGCTATTAAATGCGATAGCAGAAGCTGGCTATACCACAGCTACCGAAATACAGCAAAAAGCAATTACCCCTATCCTTGCCGGGCAAGATGTGATGGGTATTGCACAAACTGGTACCGGGAAAACGGCTGCCTTTGTATTGCCGATGCTGATGAAGCTGAAGTATGCACAAGGCAATGATCCTAGAGCGCTGATTTTGAGCCCAACACGCGAGTTGGCCATGCAGATTGAAGAGCATATCCGTCTTTTTTCGACCTATCTAGATCTACGCACCGTTTTATTGTATGGAGGATTAGGGCCTAAGACACAAAAAGAGCTTCTTGCAAAGGGATGCGATATTATTGTGGCTACACCTGGTCGCTTTCTTGACCTCTACTTGGAGGGCGATATCAATGTGAAATCGTTGAAGTTCTTGGTGCTTGATGAGGCGGATAAGATGATGGATATGGGGTTCATCGGAAAGATTCACCGAATCTTGGAAGTAGTGCCTCGCAAACGTCAAAACCTGTTATTCTCAGCTACAATGAGCGAATTGGTCAGAAAAATTGCCGGAGACTTCTTAGCCTTTCCGACAGTTATTGAAGTCAGCGAGCAGGCAACACCTGCGGCAACCGTTGCTCAGTCTTTGTACTTTGTGCCCAATCTTAAAACTAAGTTAAATCTACTGCAGCACTTCTTCAAAGACGATGAGGCATTTAGCCGTGTCATTGTTTTTTGTAAGACCAAGGTGGTTGCAGACCGTATATTTTCATTCCTCGAGCGTAAGTATGCTCAGGATGAGGTTCGCGTGATCCATGCCAATAAAGGGCAGAATACACGTATCAATTCCATCAATGCATTCAAAGAAGGGAATGTCCGTATTCTCGTGGCTACCGACGTGGCGGCTCGCGGATTGGACGTCTCGCAGGTTTCGCATGTAATCAACTTTGATGTGCCTATTGTTATTGAGGATTATGTACACCGTATCGGTCGTACTGGTCGTGCATTCAATACCGGCGATGCAATTACTTTCTGCAATCCTGCGGAGGAACATAACATCAGAAAGATTGAAAAGCTAATTCGTCAATCTATTCCTGTCTATGATATTCCAGAAGATGTAGTGATCGAAAAGACGCCATTTGATGAGAAACAGGCAATCGCCAGGGAAATTGACAATCAGAAGAAAAAGGATGATCCTGATTTCAAAGGAGCATTCCACGAAAAGAAATACGCTATAAAGGCGGCAAATGCACGTGCTTCGGGCGCTAGACCTAGTAATAGGGGCAAGGCAAAGCCGGGAAAGAAAAGCACGGGTAAACCAGGGAAGAGAAAATGA
- a CDS encoding DUF2795 domain-containing protein has product MYWTLELASHLEDAPWPATKDELIDYAIRSGAPVEVIENLQALEDDGEPYENIEEIWPDYPTKDDFFFNEDEY; this is encoded by the coding sequence ATGTATTGGACACTTGAATTAGCTTCGCATTTAGAAGACGCTCCATGGCCAGCGACAAAAGATGAATTAATTGACTATGCTATTCGTTCAGGAGCACCTGTTGAAGTAATTGAAAACCTTCAAGCTTTAGAAGACGACGGTGAACCTTACGAGAACATCGAGGAGATTTGGCCAGATTATCCTACTAAAGATGACTTCTTTTTCAACGAAGACGAATATTAA
- a CDS encoding outer membrane beta-barrel protein, with protein sequence MKLLTTALLTLVLGFFSLQSSAQSKISGSIVDESDKAKLANATVMLLQAKDSILVDFTRVNADGKFSINNPDNQDHLLIVSYPKFGDYFQTIKKGAGNVSLGEIELQSAANLIEEVLIKGKIPVVIKGDTTEYDASSFVTEKNAKVEDLLKVLPGISVDASGKITAQGKTVEKVLVDGEEFFGDDPTLVTRNIRSDMVDKVQVYEKKSEQAERTGVDDGTRIQTINVKLKEDAKNGSFGKAELAGGVGDKKEYYMGKLAYNKFKGSFKLGAYLMGSTDGKFSLSWQEQEKFNMSDTESGMTSDGGFYMVQNADEFSNWDGKGHPKAISLGASVMDAWKDKKHKLNASYKFARIENDVFENTLIQNATNEGIINTDKNQNSGSDANKHRMNAKYDFAIDSLSTLTLKVSADRTHADRSTNVDANTWRDGTLASDNTSSQQELSNRTNLTYNAFFTRKLKKEGRSIALTFAGSNAERNNELQVMSELNNRITSRRDTVDQFKDGNSKTDNLNASIVYSEPLSKRWRSSIGYDYSQSKAHSVLSSFNKNAAGEYKVFDREFSNDFNFDTRTSAANLTFGYKSDKIDFNVTNVLRHDDMNMFNNLDNIDLKRDYLNYTPNARLRYAFTKTKALGLSYRRNTQLPSLTQIQPLRQNTDQLNQTIGNENLKPSINNSFSLDGGTYEMMKGRYMYLGSGVTQTKRAIQLNETVFPDGSRIMMYDNSDKDAYSAYLYGGSGFNVIAKQQIKADIHLGANYSSSYNLIRDVPRENYEGIPYAENKSTTYDYNIRFGLEKNTTKGVDFRVGARPGWRVMKSTFTPDRNSEGFTLEGDAEVRAYLPGKFQLYADLAYTYEAPTKTYAEKFERTIFTPGVSKKFLKGENLVVDFYVNDILNQNKGFSRRQTVNSFTQQTFNTISRYFMLKVSWDFTSMKGAE encoded by the coding sequence ATGAAATTACTAACCACTGCCTTGCTAACCTTAGTCCTCGGTTTCTTTTCGCTACAGTCGTCGGCTCAAAGCAAAATCTCAGGATCTATTGTGGATGAGTCTGATAAGGCTAAGCTAGCCAACGCTACGGTCATGCTCCTTCAAGCTAAAGACTCCATCCTCGTTGATTTTACCCGGGTAAATGCCGACGGTAAATTCTCCATCAACAATCCTGATAATCAAGATCACTTATTGATTGTGAGTTACCCCAAGTTTGGGGATTACTTCCAGACGATTAAAAAGGGAGCCGGCAATGTTTCGCTAGGGGAAATTGAGCTGCAAAGTGCCGCGAATCTTATTGAGGAAGTCCTGATTAAAGGGAAAATACCGGTGGTAATAAAAGGAGATACGACGGAATATGATGCTTCGAGTTTCGTGACAGAGAAGAATGCCAAGGTGGAAGATTTGCTGAAAGTATTACCAGGTATCTCGGTCGATGCTTCCGGAAAGATTACAGCACAGGGAAAGACGGTGGAAAAAGTGTTAGTCGACGGGGAAGAGTTCTTTGGCGATGATCCAACCTTAGTGACACGTAATATCCGTTCGGATATGGTGGATAAAGTTCAGGTTTATGAGAAGAAATCGGAGCAGGCGGAACGAACGGGCGTAGATGATGGAACCCGCATCCAGACCATCAATGTGAAGCTGAAGGAAGATGCAAAGAACGGCTCTTTCGGGAAGGCGGAACTTGCCGGCGGAGTGGGTGATAAAAAAGAGTATTACATGGGTAAGCTGGCCTACAATAAATTTAAAGGTAGTTTTAAGTTGGGTGCTTATTTAATGGGCTCTACCGACGGAAAATTTAGCCTCAGTTGGCAAGAGCAGGAGAAGTTTAATATGTCGGATACCGAATCAGGAATGACAAGTGATGGTGGATTCTATATGGTGCAGAATGCTGATGAATTTTCGAATTGGGACGGCAAGGGGCATCCGAAGGCCATATCCCTTGGCGCTTCGGTGATGGACGCCTGGAAGGATAAGAAACATAAGCTGAACGCGAGCTACAAATTTGCTAGGATCGAAAATGATGTCTTTGAAAATACTTTAATCCAGAATGCGACCAATGAAGGTATAATTAATACAGATAAAAACCAGAATAGCGGTTCAGATGCAAATAAACACCGTATGAATGCTAAGTACGACTTTGCAATCGACTCCCTTTCCACCTTAACGCTTAAAGTGTCGGCCGATCGCACACACGCGGATCGCTCGACGAATGTCGATGCAAATACTTGGAGAGATGGCACCCTGGCATCTGATAATACAAGTAGTCAGCAAGAATTGTCGAATCGAACGAATTTAACCTACAATGCCTTCTTCACAAGGAAACTCAAGAAAGAAGGACGTTCAATTGCCTTGACTTTTGCGGGCAGCAATGCGGAAAGGAATAACGAATTGCAAGTAATGTCTGAACTTAATAATCGTATTACTTCCCGACGCGATACGGTAGATCAATTTAAAGATGGCAATTCGAAAACAGATAATTTAAACGCATCAATCGTGTATTCAGAGCCGCTATCGAAACGCTGGAGATCCTCGATAGGATACGACTACAGCCAGTCGAAAGCTCACTCCGTATTAAGCTCATTCAACAAGAATGCTGCCGGTGAATACAAGGTGTTTGATAGGGAGTTTAGTAATGATTTCAACTTTGACACGAGGACAAGCGCTGCAAACTTGACCTTCGGTTATAAATCGGATAAGATTGATTTCAATGTCACGAACGTTCTTCGTCATGACGATATGAATATGTTCAATAACTTGGATAATATCGACCTGAAGCGTGATTATTTAAACTATACGCCGAACGCGCGCTTACGTTATGCTTTTACAAAGACCAAAGCATTGGGCTTAAGCTATAGACGCAATACGCAACTGCCTTCTTTGACGCAGATTCAGCCATTGCGCCAGAATACCGATCAGTTGAATCAGACCATTGGTAATGAAAATCTGAAGCCTTCTATCAACAACTCGTTTTCATTAGATGGAGGCACATACGAAATGATGAAAGGTAGATATATGTATCTGGGATCTGGTGTTACGCAGACAAAAAGAGCGATACAGTTGAATGAGACGGTTTTCCCGGATGGATCTAGAATCATGATGTATGATAATTCCGACAAGGATGCTTACTCTGCATATCTATATGGAGGAAGTGGATTTAACGTGATTGCCAAGCAGCAAATTAAAGCAGATATCCATCTAGGGGCTAACTATAGCAGTTCTTATAACTTAATCAGAGATGTTCCGCGTGAAAATTATGAAGGCATTCCTTACGCCGAAAACAAATCAACAACGTATGATTATAATATCCGCTTTGGCTTAGAAAAGAATACCACCAAGGGCGTTGATTTTAGAGTGGGCGCACGACCAGGTTGGCGCGTGATGAAATCTACATTCACACCGGATCGTAATTCGGAAGGTTTCACACTTGAGGGCGACGCAGAAGTGCGCGCGTATTTACCTGGGAAATTCCAACTCTATGCTGATTTAGCTTATACCTATGAGGCACCAACTAAAACTTACGCAGAGAAATTCGAACGCACCATTTTTACACCAGGCGTAAGCAAGAAATTCTTAAAAGGGGAGAACTTGGTTGTCGACTTCTATGTCAACGATATTTTGAACCAAAACAAAGGATTTAGCCGTAGACAAACGGTAAACTCATTTACCCAACAAACGTTTAATACCATTTCCAGATATTTTATGCTAAAAGTAAGCTGGGATTTTACATCAATGAAAGGAGCTGAATAA
- a CDS encoding 1-acyl-sn-glycerol-3-phosphate acyltransferase produces MLLLFRKIHRLLYFFAVLFFFILSYPLLFLLARNPLKNYAAIVWFRKWISILSVHLVGIRFHIHYEEPIDWSRPYILCPNHTSILDITALTYLCPQQFSFMGKIELLKNPVTRIFFKSIDIPVKRESKISSFKAFKRGLELLGLGKSLVIFPEGAIEDEYPPKLHKFKAGAFKMAQENRTAILPVIIHNAWKIMWDDGRAFGSAPGTIHISVLKPIQYVESENTKFNTVENEVYEKMNKVWLENLAKY; encoded by the coding sequence ATGTTATTACTATTCAGAAAAATACACAGACTTCTTTATTTCTTTGCTGTATTATTCTTTTTTATCCTCTCTTATCCCCTTCTATTTTTACTTGCTAGAAATCCACTTAAAAACTATGCTGCTATTGTTTGGTTCCGCAAATGGATCTCCATTCTCAGCGTTCATTTAGTAGGCATCCGTTTTCATATACACTACGAAGAGCCCATCGATTGGTCACGGCCGTATATCCTTTGCCCTAACCATACCTCTATATTAGACATTACAGCACTTACCTATCTCTGTCCGCAGCAGTTCTCTTTTATGGGAAAGATCGAGTTGCTGAAGAATCCCGTGACACGAATCTTCTTTAAGTCGATCGACATTCCTGTGAAGCGAGAAAGTAAGATATCCTCATTCAAAGCATTTAAGCGTGGCTTGGAATTATTGGGTTTAGGAAAATCGCTAGTGATATTTCCCGAAGGTGCGATTGAAGATGAGTATCCTCCAAAGCTCCATAAGTTCAAGGCCGGCGCCTTTAAAATGGCACAAGAAAACCGGACAGCTATTCTGCCGGTGATTATCCACAACGCATGGAAGATTATGTGGGATGATGGCAGAGCGTTCGGATCAGCTCCCGGTACTATTCATATTTCCGTACTGAAGCCCATACAGTATGTAGAATCGGAAAACACAAAATTTAACACGGTAGAAAACGAGGTATATGAAAAAATGAATAAAGTCTGGTTGGAAAATCTCGCCAAATATTAA
- a CDS encoding S46 family peptidase, with amino-acid sequence MKKIGLLIVLAFVSTFSFADEGMWFLMHLKRLNEADMQKKGLQLTAEEIYSINNSSLKDAIVQFNGGCTAEIVSGSGLVFTNHHCGYDAIAELSTPEHDYLTNGFWAKNYAEELKPKSLSVRFFVRMDDVSKRILGLVNDKMSEKEREKVINQEIAKIQAENSENGKYVVSVRPFYNGNEYYYFVYQDYTDVRLVGTPPNSIGKFGGDTDNWEWPRHTGDFSIFRVYGDKDGNPAEYSKNNVPLKPKYFLPISIKGVKEGDFSMILGYPGRTNRWMNAAGIDQNVKYAYPAWVEASKTGMDAMKKHMDQDPAVRINYASKYSGVANYWKNRQGMIDALTKHKTANAKAKQEKKFNKWANKAANKAQYGDVISTINAYYAATNEKARHDNYLTGMLRSSTFAALPYSLGGALIQYANENEAKRKEMKPRLEAYINDNYEGVYTPLEVDVLADELNLYAAKGGQIATYIRQMADKNGGNFQADIQKAFDNSVFASKEKIEAYLANPKAKVVENDPLLAISTALMNKYRETTPAHEKLVNDFQAASRKYIAGVLEMDPNGKYYPDANSTLRLTYGTIRALPKDKHNDAKVNNYTTLQGTIAKYKPNDEEFDLPKRLMELYEAKDYGRYADKAGYLPVNFLSDQDITGGNSGSPVLNGKGELIGLAFDGNIEAMAGDVIFDPKLQRTISVDIRYVLFVIDKFAGAQNIIDELKIVE; translated from the coding sequence ATGAAAAAAATAGGATTACTAATCGTACTGGCGTTCGTCAGTACTTTCTCGTTCGCTGACGAGGGCATGTGGTTTTTAATGCACCTGAAGCGACTTAACGAGGCCGACATGCAGAAGAAAGGTCTACAACTTACTGCAGAAGAAATTTACAGCATCAATAACTCCAGCTTAAAAGATGCTATCGTGCAATTCAACGGCGGATGTACCGCAGAAATCGTTTCAGGATCGGGCTTAGTATTCACCAACCACCACTGTGGTTATGATGCTATCGCTGAGTTATCTACTCCGGAGCACGATTACTTAACCAACGGATTCTGGGCGAAAAACTACGCTGAAGAGCTGAAGCCAAAGTCGCTTTCTGTTCGTTTCTTTGTTCGTATGGACGATGTTTCTAAACGTATCTTAGGTTTAGTAAACGATAAGATGTCAGAAAAAGAACGTGAAAAAGTAATCAACCAAGAGATTGCTAAGATTCAAGCGGAGAACAGCGAGAATGGCAAATACGTAGTTTCTGTTCGACCTTTCTACAATGGTAATGAGTATTACTACTTCGTTTATCAAGACTATACAGACGTTCGTTTAGTAGGTACGCCTCCAAACAGCATTGGTAAATTCGGTGGAGATACAGATAACTGGGAATGGCCTCGTCATACTGGGGACTTCTCGATCTTCCGCGTATATGGCGACAAAGACGGAAACCCTGCGGAATACTCAAAAAACAACGTTCCGTTGAAACCAAAATACTTCCTTCCAATCAGTATTAAAGGAGTTAAAGAAGGTGATTTCTCCATGATCTTAGGATACCCTGGCCGCACAAATCGTTGGATGAATGCTGCGGGTATTGATCAAAACGTGAAATACGCATACCCAGCATGGGTTGAAGCTTCTAAAACTGGTATGGATGCCATGAAAAAACACATGGACCAAGATCCGGCTGTTCGCATCAATTATGCTTCGAAATACTCAGGCGTTGCCAACTATTGGAAAAACAGACAAGGGATGATCGATGCTTTGACCAAGCACAAAACAGCAAACGCTAAAGCAAAACAAGAGAAGAAATTCAACAAATGGGCTAACAAGGCCGCAAATAAAGCGCAATATGGCGATGTGATTTCAACAATCAATGCATATTATGCAGCGACCAATGAAAAGGCTAGACATGATAATTATTTGACGGGGATGTTACGTTCATCGACGTTTGCTGCATTACCATATAGCCTAGGAGGCGCATTAATTCAATATGCAAATGAGAACGAGGCAAAACGCAAAGAGATGAAACCTCGCTTAGAAGCTTATATCAATGATAACTACGAAGGTGTATACACGCCATTGGAAGTTGATGTATTGGCTGATGAGCTGAATCTTTATGCAGCGAAAGGCGGACAGATTGCTACTTATATCCGTCAGATGGCTGATAAAAACGGAGGTAATTTCCAAGCTGACATCCAAAAAGCATTCGATAACAGCGTATTCGCTTCAAAAGAAAAAATTGAGGCTTATTTAGCCAACCCGAAAGCGAAAGTGGTAGAAAACGACCCATTATTAGCGATTTCAACAGCACTGATGAACAAGTACCGCGAGACCACTCCAGCGCATGAAAAATTAGTAAATGACTTCCAAGCAGCTTCACGCAAATACATCGCAGGAGTATTGGAAATGGATCCTAACGGCAAATACTATCCAGACGCAAACTCCACATTACGTTTAACTTACGGTACAATCAGAGCATTACCTAAAGACAAACATAACGATGCGAAAGTGAATAACTACACGACTTTGCAAGGTACAATTGCGAAATACAAACCAAACGATGAGGAGTTTGATCTTCCAAAACGCTTAATGGAATTGTACGAAGCGAAGGATTACGGACGCTATGCGGATAAAGCAGGGTACCTTCCTGTGAACTTCTTAAGCGACCAAGATATCACGGGTGGTAACTCAGGATCGCCGGTTTTAAATGGAAAAGGCGAATTAATTGGCTTGGCTTTTGATGGTAACATCGAGGCGATGGCTGGAGATGTGATCTTTGATCCGAAATTGCAAAGAACCATCTCTGTAGACATCCGCTACGTTCTGTTCGTAATCGATAAATTTGCCGGTGCGCAAAACATTATTGACGAGTTAAAAATTGTAGAGTAA